ttgttATTTAACCCTtcttgcaacaaaaaaaaacttgttataTTGTTATGACTTTAGGGCTTTGTGATATGCTTCGACCTTgttaacaaaaccaaaataaaaatgtaactaGATCGTAAAGCTATCTTTATCGAATCATATCTTTTATTGAAATATAAGAGTTGAAAATGAAACTACTAAATATCCTTTATACTCATTTATTTTCAATAGAACTAAGAGTTCAAAATGTTTggattgtaagttttttttggttaaaagtatagtttaagaaaacatatagaagcttatatatacttaatattctTTTACTAAAAGCATGATCAATCATTTGTTAATATGTAGAATCAAAATCAATATTAGAAAAGTTTCTTAAGTATCGTATAAAAAAGGGAATGGAATGAGATACTTTGTTTACCGTGTTTGTTTTTAGATTATTGCATTATGAAGCATGCTACATAAAATCTTAGAACAACATGGAATTAAATTAAGAAGTTTGGATAACAGAAAACTACACTAAATGTAATGTTGCAGCTTCTTGGATCAACTGCCACAGGAACTGTGAAGCTGCCTGAATATTAAGGATCATCGGGGAGAGACTATGTTTGAGTGACAGCCGTAGTACTTGTAACTTGGTCCTTAATAGTTTCCTCCTTTGAAGCAGATCTGTTGAGCTTACTATAAGACAGTGGAACGCCGATTAAGAAGATATGTTGAGTTTACTCTGGACAAAGGACGATTGTGTTTGAGATATCATTGCAAAAATGTGTGTTGAAGTGATTGAAAATTCCAAAAGTACCTTTTTCGACGCTCAACAGCTGAAATTCACGGTTGTATCGAAAACTCTTGAAGAATAGACAATAAATTATATGCCAGCAAATGGAAACATTGTAGCAATGGAGACAGCCAGGAGTGTAATATCAGTCCTATACGTCAAGAGATTATTAATAATGGCTGTAAGATCTTATTATCTCAGAAACTAGGGGGACCGGTTAGAGATAAGTTCCCCGGAGACTCATCATTCCAAGGTTTGGAGCTCCTATCTATGCAATTTAAACAGTGTCATGCCCttgcatctctttttttttaattgactaaGAGGTTATTTTTTCCGGAGAGTAATTTATGCAATTAAAACTCAAAccatgtaatttattttttccggAGAGTGAAAAGTTTTCAATGTAAATCAAATTCATGAACTGCAAAATTCCTACGTGAATCGGTAATCAAGTGGCTTAAGCACTAAGCCAACTCATTTTTGGCCCCCTGCTTCTCTTTGCTTGATAAAATTTTACTCGAAGGGAAACATCAATtagttttgttaatttatacAGTAGGTTAAAATCCACAATATGTGATCGATAAGAAGATTGTTGAAACGATGACTGAAACGTTTACTCTTATTCCTATATGTAAACCATTATAAGATAAAACTGTAAAATGTGTTTATGTAATGATGTAAACGTCAGAATAACGAAGTTAATTATGATGTTTTTATGCGGGTAATAATATAGTATTACAGTTACTCGTAAGGGTAAAGATGAATCCTACGAACTTTGTTTCTTCGAAACTCTGGCAGCTATCGGCTtaggtttgttttgttttagaatttcaatTTCAAAGAAAACATTCAATGAACACTTAATGTTATCCAAATTGTAATTCTTCTTCAACAAGCCTTTCTTACAAGATATAAGTCATTACAATGAAATGGAACCTAAGACATTAAAATTCGAAGAATTTGATTTGAGCTAGGTAACTTAAATAGTAGACTCCAACATGTTTGCAATGTTGCTTCCGTGAGACCTAAGCAAACGGTGGCGAAAAGGCATCAGCTTCTGCACCAAACCCCTAAACAGATCAACCCTATTCATCTCATGCGTGACTCTCAGTGCTTTGACCACCACGAAACTCCCATACTCATTCCTCGCTAGCCTCATCAACCTGCCTCCTTCGCACTCCAAAAGCTCCGTTACCACCACAGCCATCGACTCCTCAGTATCTAGAAGCTTCTTTACAATGTAGCTTCCATACTTTTTAAACGACAGATCGATGCAATGGCCACGAAGACTAACCGCTACGTTGTGCGTGCAACGCAAGTCGTAGAGTGTAAGCACGTGTTGGACAACGAAGTTACCTGAAGGATCGTTGCTTAGGCAGAGAGCGTTGCGCGCGACCAAGTCTAGTAGAAGATTTCTGTAGAAAGGATCATCCGCGTCGGTTATGACCTCGTTAAGCGCGATGCAACCGTACTGATTACGCGCGATGTCGAGCGCGTGGTGGAGAAGGTGCTCGTACATTAcatacttcttcttcttgtcgaAAACGAGCATAGCTCGAATGACCACGTAGGATGCGTACTTATCGGTTATGATATGGAAGAACCGGCGCAAGATAGCGGCGCAGAAGAAGGCGTCCATGTCGTCTGATATTCCGAGGAGCTTCTGGACGCGTCTCGACCCGTAAATGTTTCGGACAACCTCCGTGAAGTAATCGGAGTCTGACGTCAGTAACAGCACCATCAGCTGAAGCTTTTCGGTCAGACTTTGAGATAATGTCTTTAAACTGGGACACGCCTTCGCAACTAGTCATTACGTTGAATAGCTCGTTTAAGCGGGCGTTAGCTACGGTGGCGCGTGGGGCGAATCCCGGAGGAGGAATGTAACCGGAGATTCCTTTAGGGAAACGAATACGTTGTAAGCCATCGGACATGGTCATTGCCATTTTACAAGAATTAATTTTTAACTAGAGAAGGATTAAAAGTTTGTATGATTTAAGTTTGGAGAAGTTACGTTGGAAAGATTTTAGAGTTGTTGTTGGATTAGGATCTGTGGGGGGGTaatgatatatttatacatGTTCTTTTCTCGGTGACAATAGTATTTTCcttttaagaaaaaggaaagttatcacgagtttccttttttttttttttttgtacaactaTCACGAGTTTTCTTTCCTTCTCTTTTCGTAACTAATATTTCTACCGTTaatgaaaaaaggaaaaaggttGTGAAGTAGgtcaattaaataaattattaagctTATCAAAAGAAAGGGTGAAGGAAAACTGGAAAACTTTCAATTGGGCTATAAATTGAAGCCTAAAAGACTTTCTCAATTTAACTATCTAATTATCATGGCCAGATATCACCTTTCTCAAACTTACAATTGTGCTCCAAATAGAAGGCCCAAGGGATATATAGCGAGGCAAGTTGAAGCATAGTGAGAATATCTGATCATCTGCATTCAAATCCATAGCTCAGTTAACACACTGAGAGATTGGCAGTGTGATTGTTGCTATTTAAAAAGGTTATACAACTAGTTGTATTTAACATCATTGTTCCACCTAGCTAGACAGTGTTCCATTCTGTTAAAGAACTTTCTCTCAATCAACTCTAATCATTGCTAATATACGTTCAAAGGTCTCGCTGACATTCTCTCAGCATGTTTCTTTTAAACTATCACAATTGGGATTGGGAATGTTTCACAAACTTATCACTGCCTTATTGTAGTAAAAGATCTATAGAGATGTGAAAGATCATTCAAACTCACTCTAGCCGAGACACCAAGCTACAAGTGTTATCGATAGCCATGGAGAATCCTGGACCTGAAAAGAGGAATGGGAAAACAGATAAAACCAAGAAAACATCCTTCTTATAAGACATACGCAAAGCGGAATCCCAgtggaaattaattatataatttgaaacgACAATTAGGCCTTGTTTTATTAATCTCAAACTTGGAGTGATTCTACTGTTATGTTTTTGTTGCTAGTGGTTTGGCTCTTTCCGTTTTCTTGGAAGTGGAATCAATTCCAAGGTAATGAATACTTTGATTATAATCTATTGCTGATTTTAAGATATGCATGAATTCATATCCACTCCACTTTTGGTACAAACTCTTCCAATAACTTTGGGTGGAAAGGGGATAATCTTATTGGGTGTTTACTTATGATATTTATTGATGGATTTGTCATTTGTGGTATGATTAGGACTTTAAGATAGTTGAGATTATCACTCTGCATGTAGATCTTATTTTATCCCCatccctttgttctttgtttttgttcttattGGGCGCAAGGTAGGCAGGTAAAATCATATGAAGAAGATATATACTTAATTGTTTTCTCCGAGCTTTTTTTCCAAGCTTCCCTTATATGCCTATTATAAGATTCAGGTAACCTTATTTGGTGAGAATCAGCCAGTCATCTCATATCTGCTTATTAtaatttacttattttgttTGTATTAGCTGACTATTATCGATTAGTCTTTCTTCTCCActttttaattgataaatagtTATTTTTGCATGCTTTTAAGCAGCCatccttctcttctttttacTTATCCTTTTCCCATtgaatttttaaacaacttttaaAAGGTTGAAGCTTTAGTCTCTGTAGTGGCTCATATAATAAAGAGATAGAAAAGGATATCTTACCACAAAGACTAAAGAGTGGGAACTGATCTTTTATCATGGAGCAATTTCTTAAATAGAAACACACATACTCGATTTGATCAACAAGATGATAAAGCAGAAGATTATATTCTGTTTTGACAAAGTTGGCTTGAGCTTTACAACTCAAACTATTTCTCTTGATTATCTAGCAGATGAATATGCCTTGTTCTGTCACGTTGCTACTTGGTTATTCTATTTCTCTTCTTTCACACCTCACGGTTTTAATAATGGATACTCATTGATTATCATCTATCAACattgatttatatacaaaaattcacagAAACATTAAAATCTATTCATTTTGAAATATAGTTCTCACTTATATTACACATAGTATCcatgaaaacatatttttgagaaaaaggGAGATGGATATGATAATACATATAAGCTTCACATATAAACATTCAAATGAATCAAATCCTAGACTAAAGACGACCATGATGATCTAGCATGTTCAAAACTGAGAGGAAATTGATCAATGGCAAAAGAAGACATCTTACTCTCGTATGCATCCATGTTCCATGTAGACTCCAAGGAGCTTTCCCATGTTGGAGAAGCCAGAGGAAGAGGAGGGAAATTAAAGTAACAGCTTTGCTCTGAGTAGTAGATGTCTTTTACCGGTTTAATAATGTTTGCTCCAGATTGATCAATCTCTCTCCATATGTCATCCATAGAGTAGTTTCCATCATCACATTCTTGATTCATTTTCCCATTGGATCCTCCAGTGTCGTGGGTCATAGACGATGAGCAGCAGTTTGAAGATGAGGAAGTTGGCGACATAGGTCGCTTCTTCTCTTGTGCCTGCTTCCTCATATGAGTCCTCCAGTAATTCTTTATCTCATTATCTGTTCGACCCGGCAACTTCTTTGCGATTTTTGACCACCTGCATATGAATATTTCCAAAGTtcatacaacaacaaaaaaaaaataaaaaaggaagaaaaaaagagaggaaagtTTTGAGGTTTCTCAGTTTCTTGCAGATATCTTCTGACCTGTTTCCCCATTTGGCGTGAAGCTCAAGGACAAGACGCTCTTCTTGATGAGTCATCTTACCACGTTTGAGGCCAGGATGCAGGTAATTAACCCACCTTAGCCTGCAACTCTTTCCTGTTCTGTGTAAACCTACAACCAAAACTAGGTCAGACTTTTAAAATGGAAGGTCCTTTCCAGAGACCGCCCATTTTTCCAAACACAAACCCTATACCTATTCTTATCATGTTTCTCCCTCCACCTTCAAACCTGAAACTTTGGCTACAAAATCCCATCTTCGATCTCCGAAAGCGTGGACAAAGTTGACCAAGAGGATGTCCTCCTGTTCTGTCCACGGTCCTTTACGGTATTCCTCTTGCACATTTttcatctctctcttccttttttaattttctctctGAATAGAAGGAAAGTTACTTCTCAGTTTTGTTTTGTGGGAACTTATGGCATACTCTAGACCAATATTTATATGTGAGCCAACTTGAACAATGTGTTGTTGTGTCTACGCGATATAGCACTCACATTATTAAAATTCTCAAATGATTTGTCTTTCTTATCTTTACCGTCCATATATGGTGAGAGATTATGCTGATGATAATGTGGGGGCCTGTTGTTTTATGATGCCATCAAGCCATTATAgcattaaaaatggaaatgaTCGGTAATAGGCGATTGATGTACACTGATGCAACACTCCCATTAATTCGGCCTTTTATATGTCTTTTTTTGTGTTGCAATAAGAAcactttcttatattttcttttggtaGATCTCAATAGTTTCTATTGCACTATCTGTAAAATATTCAGCGGCTATCCCAAATCAATCAAGAGAGGAACTGAGGTAAACTATATAATCTTAtcatctaaaacaaaaaaaaaatgcaaaatattatttttcctttaTGGTTTTAACAATATGGAAGgaatatataaatttgtgtGAGCAAAAAAAGGATCTAACATTTTTCAACTATTTTGTGAGGTTATGATTGCAGTTTGTCCTTTGACTTTATTAAAGGTTAATCTAGATATCACTGTAGAAGCGTATAAAAggcaaagaaagaagaaaaagcatATAGCAGAAGGGGTCGAATTGTTTTGGGTGTCTGATAAGTGGCCTTTTGTATCTAGCAGCAGCGCTTGAGATTGAAAGTTAAATACTTAGATATCTTTTTAGGATTAGGAATTCATTAAAAAGACCCAgcaaattatttatttagtaaCTGAGTAAGGCCAATTCTATTTGCCTTGACATTGTGAAATTTCTCTTGGTACTCTGTTTCACGTCTATGAAactttgggtttttttttggtaaaatgaaactttgggtttttttttttggtaaaatgaaaCTTTGGGTTTTAGTATATAATCTTTCCAAATCCTAATTCATTCGTTAATAATAATTTTCCAggatgtatatttattattatatggttTATCGTGTAATTACATTAACCTTACAGTTACAGATTTGGTCACGTGTGCAATTTATGTTGCTTGCGTCTTCTAGATGCCTGGATTGTGTGTAAGTACCTGGTGTGCTGGTCCATAGAAGCAGAGAATAAAGAGTTTATATGTTCTTGTTTTCTCTGCGATAACTCTAATTGGCAAAGAGTTCCCAAGATTCTTCAAATTGTTTTGTTCTGTGGAAAACTATGAAAATGACCTACAGGAATCTTAGAGAACTATACTCAGATTGATGTTGCATGGTCTTTA
Above is a window of Brassica napus cultivar Da-Ae chromosome A10, Da-Ae, whole genome shotgun sequence DNA encoding:
- the LOC125579210 gene encoding transcription factor MYB59-like isoform X2 is translated as MGFCSQSFRFEGGGRNMIRIGLHRTGKSCRLRWVNYLHPGLKRGKMTHQEERLVLELHAKWGNRWSKIAKKLPGRTDNEIKNYWRTHMRKQAQEKKRPMSPTSSSSNCCSSSMTHDTGGSNGKMNQECDDGNYSMDDIWREIDQSGANIIKPVKDIYYSEQSCYFNFPPLPLASPTWESSLESTWNMDAYESKMSSFAIDQFPLSFEHARSSWSSLV
- the LOC125579210 gene encoding transcription factor MYB59-like isoform X1, with the protein product MKNVQEEYRKGPWTEQEDILLVNFVHAFGDRRWDFVAKVSGLHRTGKSCRLRWVNYLHPGLKRGKMTHQEERLVLELHAKWGNRWSKIAKKLPGRTDNEIKNYWRTHMRKQAQEKKRPMSPTSSSSNCCSSSMTHDTGGSNGKMNQECDDGNYSMDDIWREIDQSGANIIKPVKDIYYSEQSCYFNFPPLPLASPTWESSLESTWNMDAYESKMSSFAIDQFPLSFEHARSSWSSLV